TACCAGACTGAGCCGACCACCATTGTCGACGCGGTCGCGATGAGCACCGCCCAGTAGTTAATCTCAGGGATCATGGCGAACTCCATTCGCGCTATGGTCGGGGCCTGTGCGGCCCCGGTGGGGAGAATATTGTCACACGGTGAGGATCAGAAGCGGAACCCTCACCCGCCGCGACTGTCAGACCCGTGTGGGAGGATCAAAGGGTGCCAGTTGACTTCACCGCGATCGATTTCGAGACCGCAAACGGGAACCCCGCCTCCGCATGCTCGGTTGGGCTCGCGCGAGTGCGAGACGGTGTCGTCGTAGACCGCGCGTACTGGCTCATCAAGCCGCCGGCGAGCCACCCGCAGTTCCAGTCGTTCAACGTGAAGATCCACAACATCACGCCCGACATGGTCGTCGACGCTCCGACCTGGGGCGAGCAGTTCGACGATCTCCTGTCGTTCATTGGCGACGACGTCGCGGTCGCCCACAACGCCTCGTTCGACATGGGCGTGATCAGAGCAGCGTGCGCCGACGCCGTGCTCCCCACCCCGCGCCTCAAATACCTCTGCAGCGTGCAGGTCTCGCGCAAGACCTATGACATCCCGTCGCACCGGCTCCCGCTCGCGGCAGCCGCCGCTGGTTACGGCGAGTTTGCGCACCACGAAGCCCTCGCCGACGCAGAGGCGTGCGCCTCCATCATTATTGACTCGGCGAGGCGACACGAGGCCACGGACGTGCCTTCGCTTGCCAAGATCGCCGGCGTGAAGCTGCACCAGCTCAAGGCGATCCCGCTCAAGCTGTAACTGCTACGGAGCAGCAGCGGCCTCGCCTGCCTGGGACGGCCAGCACGCCCTACGTATCGCCGAACACTCGCCGCAGGAGTCCGGTCAGCCCACGGTTGCGTCGCTCCGCGGCCTCCTCCGCCAACACTTCGGCTCGCATCGCGTCTTCGAGTATGTACTTCGCCGCAGCCGTTTGCCCTTCAAACGCTTCAAGCGCTTCTGAAAGCTCACCGACGACGAGCATGTCGATGTGTATTCCGGTGAGCTCACCGTTCTGATCCTTCGTCGCCAGAATCGGGTACTGCAGTTCACGCGCGATGACCAGGATGAGGCGGTCGTCGTTCTTCGTCTCGGGAAGCGCAGCGTTGAGGGTGCCGCGCGGCCGCGCCTCGTCGCTGTCCATCCGCTCAAACATCCCACCAGCCGGCGTATCGAAGACGGTGCTGTACCAGGTGTCGGGTGCGCCCGGCATCCCCTCGGGCAACGCGGCAGCATCGGCGAGCGCGAGACAAGACACCTGCGACATCGTGATGCCGTGAAGCCCGGCGATACCCGCGACCCCGCCCGCCGGCTCGGAGCGCCACCGCACAGTCTCCGGTTCGACCAGTGCGGGCTCGACAGAGACGGGCTTGTTCTCCGAGAGCAGCACACTCACATAGGCGAACCGGCTCTCCCTGATGTCGTAGTACTCGTCGACTTCTGCGCTGGTGACCTCAACCCGATATTCCCCGGGCGGCACGTTCACCACGACGGGATTGCCCAAACTACTCGTTTCTCCAATCGCGAGCCGTCCAGAGGAGAGCTTGAGCCAACCGATGTCGTGCACGACGAACGAGGCGGGTTCACCGTCGGGTAGTGAGTGGCTACCAGTGCGTCCCGCGAGAAATCGTTGAATTTCCATGGCTTGAGTGTAGCGAGCACGGCCTCTCGAGAATGTCAGAGGCACATGAAACGATGAACTCATGACAGTTTCGCCAGTGGTTCTCACCGTGCTCGCACTCGCCGCTATCGGCGTTGCCGGCGCGGCCGGGTACTTCGCCGCAATATACCGTGCCCGTCATTGGCGTGAGCAGCTCGCGGTCGCTGAGACGCGGGTGCAGGGCCTCAACGAGCGGCTGCGCGACGCGCACGCGAACACGGAACGCCGCATCGAACTGGATCGCGAGGAGCAGCGCGTGCTGCAACACCTCATGCCGCTGCGAGACTCACTCGGCAAACTCGAGCGCACCGTCGTCGGCATCGAGCAGCAGCGCGCCGTGCAACACGGCGAGCTCGCCGAACAGCTCAGGCAGGCCGCGCGCGCCGAAGAGAAGCTGCGCGGCACCGCCGAGGGCCTCGCGTCTGCCCTGCGCTCAAACAACACGCGCGGGCTCTGGGGCGAGACGCAGCTGCGCCGCATCATCGAGGCCTCGGGCATGCTCGAGCACGTCGACTTCGAGGTGCAGCAGCACATCAAGACCGAACGCGGGGCGTTGCGGCCCGACATGGTGGTGAAGCTTCCCGGCGGCAAGTCGATCGCTATCGACGCAAAGGTGCCGTTCGACGCGTACCTCGAAGCACAGCACCTCGGCGCAGAGCGCGGTGGTGATGCTGCGGAGCGGGCGGCGCGGCAGGAGACCCTCCTCGCCAGGCACGCCCGCGCGCTGCGCGATCACGTGATTGAGCTCAGCGGTCGCGACTACGCGTCAGCCCTCGGCGACTCCCCCGAGTTTGTCATCGCGTTCGTGCCGAGTGAGTCGCTCTTGTCGGCCGCGCTCGACACCGACCCCGTGCTGCTCGAGTTCGCGTTCGAGCGCCGGGTCGCGCTCGCATCACCCGTCAGCCTCTGGGCGATTCTGAAGTCCGTCGCGTTCAGCTGGCGGCAGGAGTCGCTCACGAGCGAGGCGCGCACACTCTTCGAGCTCGGTCGCGAGCTGCACAAGCGGCTCGGCGTGAGCGCGACCCACCTCGACAAGCTCGGGCGCACGCTCTCGCGCGGGGTGCAGGGGTACAACGCGTACGTCGGCTCGCTCGAACGTCAGGTACTCCCGACTGCCCGCAAGATCAGTGCACTCAATGGCGCCGCGATCGACGAGCCCGTGCAGCTTGAGGACGCGGTGCGGCCGCTGACGGCACCCGAACTCGCGTCGACGCTTGACCAGCCCGCGGACTCAGAACAGGGGCCCGCGCCGGAGCCGAAACGCGACGCCCCGAGCGAGCGGAGCGACTCGAGCGAAGCTGAACAGCCCACGCTCTGGGGCGGCGGCCGGTAGATCACATACCCATGCAGGTCGCACGCTCACGAGCGCCCGTGCCCAGCAAAAGCCCGCCTGCGCGCCCGCATGCCCCCAAGACTTTGTCTTCGGATTGACGTAGTTCAGCCACCCCAACTACGTCAATTCGTAGAGCAAGTTGGCGTAGAGAAAGTTGCTGCAGAGAAAGCTGCGGGGCCCGGAGCGCTACCGCGCTGCGTTCTTCAGGGCGAGCTTCGCGGCGCGCTTCTTCGAGTCCTTCGCGCCGAGCAGCAGGGCGGCCCCGAGGATTCCGAAGGCCGGCCGGTAGTAGCGCCGGTCGAGCTCCTCGAACCGCTTGCCCGGCTCATCAAGCCCGAGCACTTTGAGCGCCGCGGCGCCCCCAAACGCTGCACGCGCGATGAGCGCGAGACCCGCGACGCGGCGCACCCCGACGATGAGCTTGCCCTCGCCAAGGCCGCCGGCGGCAACAGCCCCACCCGCGAAGGCGATGCCAGAGACCACCATCGTTGCCTGCGCATCAGGCTGCTGCTTGCCGTTACCGACAACAGCCTCGCCGAGGCGCTTGTGGTTGCGCTCGGGCCACGACGAGCCCGAGGCCCACACTGCGTGGACCGCTCCTGCCGCGGTCAGCCCAGTCCACGCCACGAGACGTGCCGTTCGTGTAATGAAACCCATGTGGAACTCCTCGCTGTGTGAACTTCAGGTGGTTATCGCTGCGCCGCGGCCACCGCCGGGATTACTCCCAGCGGTTCGGGTCCATATCGCTGATGATGTGGCGGATGGTGCCCGAGTGTGACCGCATGACGATGCTTTCCGCGCGCACGAACGGCCCGCGGCGCTGCACGCCCTCGACGAACTCGGCGTCGGTGATGCCGGTTGCGACGAAGTAGCAGTTGTCGCTCGCGACGAGGTCGTTCGCCTCGAGCACGCGGTCGAGATCGTGGCCAGCGTCGATCGCCTTCTGGCGCTCGTCGTCATCCTTCGGCCACAGCCGGCCCTGGATCACGCCACCGAGTGCCTTCACCGCGCACGCGGTGATGATGCCCTCGGGGGTGCCGCCGATGCCGACGCAGAGGTCGATGCTCGAGTCCCAGCGGGCAGCGTTCACGCCGCCGGCGACGTCGCCGTCCATGATGAGGCGCGTGCCGGCGCCTGCTTCGCGAATGTCGGTGATGAGCTGATCGTGGCGCGGGCGGTCAAGCACTGCGACGCGGATGTCGGAGACGTCGACGCCCTTGACCTTCGCGAGCGCGCGAATGTTCTCGCCGATGGGCTTGCGAATGTCGACGACGCCGACACCCTCGGGGCCCGCGACGAGCTTGTCCATGTAGAAGACCGCCGACGGGTCGTACATGCTGCCGCGATCAGCCACGGCGATGACCGAGAGCGCACCGGGGCGGCCCTCAGCGGTCAGGCGGGTGCCATCGATCGGGTCAACTGCGACGTCGCACTCCGCGCCGTGCCCGTTACCGACGACCTCGCCGTTGTACAGCCACGGGGCGTCGTCCTTCTCGCCCTCACCGATCACGACGGTGCCGTTCATGTTCACGGTCGCGAGGAATCGACGCATCGCGTCGACCGCTGCGCCGTCGGCCGCGTTCTTATCACCGCGGCCAATCCACGGGGTGGAGCGCATCGCTGCGGCCTCAGTCGCGCGGACGAGCTCCATCGCGAGGTTCCGGTCGGGCTGCCATTCGTCGAGCGAAAGAGGATCAGTCATACACATAAGACTACCGCGTAGACTGGAGGTCGCAGTGCGGCCCGGTGGCGATCCTCGTGACACGGCTTCCGCGCCGCCAAGACTCATCGTGTGTTGCCCTCCCCTGGTAGGCAACCGCCAGAAGCCAAGGAGCACATATGCCCGTCGCAACTCCGGAACAGTACGCCGCGATGCTTGATGCCGCAAAGACAGGCGGATTCGCCTTCCCCGCGGTCAACGTCTCGAGCTCGCAGACCATCAACTCGGCTATCCAGGGTTTCGCGGAGGCGGGCTCCGACGGCATTCTGCAGGTGAGCTTCGGCGGTGCCGACTACCTCGCAGGGCACACGGTGCAGAACCGCGCGGGCGGTGCGATCGCATTCGCGAAGTACGCCGAAGAGGTTGCGAAGGCGTACGACGTGACAGTTGCGCTGCACACCGACCACTGCCCGAAGCAGCACCTCGAGAGCTTCGTGCTGCCGCTCGTTGCCGCAAGCGAAGAGCGGGTGAAGGAGGGCGGCCTGCCATACTTCCAGTCGCACATGTGGGACGGCTCGGCGGTTCCGCTCGCTGAGAACCTTGAGATCGCCAAGGAGCTGCTCCCCCGCCTCGCGGCGATCAACGTCATCCTCGAGGTCGAGATCGGCATCGTCGGTGGCGAGGAAGACGGCATCAGCCACGAGATCAACGACAGCCTCTACAGCACGCTTGAGGATGGCATCGCGACGGTTGAGGCGCTCGGCCTCGGCGACCGCGGCCGCTACCTCACCGCGCTCACCTTCGGCAACGTGCACGGCGTCTACAAGCCGGGCGGCGTACGCCTCCGCCCGGAGCTGCTCGCCGAGATTCAGGACGGCCTGCAGGCGAAGTACGGCACCGGCAAGAACCCTCTCGACCTCGTCTTCCACGGCGGCTCGGGCTCGTCGGCAGAAGAAATCGCAGAAGCGGTGCGCAACGGCGTCATCAAGATGAACATCGACACTGACACGCAGTACGCGTTCACGCGCCCCGTCGTCGACTACATGTTCAAGAACTACGACGGTCTGCTGAAAATCGACGGCGAGGTCGGCAACAAGAAGACCTACGACCCCCGCGCATGGGGCAAGGCGGCAGAGAACGGCATGGCCGCTCGCATCGCCCTCGCCGCCGAGCAGCTGGGCTCGGCAGGCAAGTCGGTGAGCGCATAGTGTCAGGCACCCCCGAAGAGTCGGGCGAGCACGGCCAGCAGGCTCCCGTAGCACCCCAGGAATCGCAGGTAGCACCCCAGGAGCCGCAGGCAGCCCCAGCGCCGCAAGCGCCTGAGACCTCTCAGGCTCCCGCGGCGCCCCCGACACCACCGGCGCCGCCCGCCCGCGACACGCGGCCGAAGCCCGAGTTCGGCGAGTACGCGCCCGAGGGTTGGGAGTGGAAGCCTGAGGGCGCCGAGCAGGCTGCTGGTTCAGCTGCCGCTGCCACCCGCCAGCCTGTGGTCGGCCAGGCCGGAGGCCAGGGTTCGACTACCCCGCCAACTGTGCAGGGTGTGCCGCACAACCTCGGCGCCGGCATCGCACGACCGTCGCGGCAGGCGCCCGCGCAAGCCCCCGCCCAGACCCAGGGCGGCGCCGGGGCCCCGTACCGCGGCCCCTCACAGAGCCAGGCTCC
This portion of the Leucobacter komagatae genome encodes:
- the glpX gene encoding class II fructose-bisphosphatase is translated as MTDPLSLDEWQPDRNLAMELVRATEAAAMRSTPWIGRGDKNAADGAAVDAMRRFLATVNMNGTVVIGEGEKDDAPWLYNGEVVGNGHGAECDVAVDPIDGTRLTAEGRPGALSVIAVADRGSMYDPSAVFYMDKLVAGPEGVGVVDIRKPIGENIRALAKVKGVDVSDIRVAVLDRPRHDQLITDIREAGAGTRLIMDGDVAGGVNAARWDSSIDLCVGIGGTPEGIITACAVKALGGVIQGRLWPKDDDERQKAIDAGHDLDRVLEANDLVASDNCYFVATGITDAEFVEGVQRRGPFVRAESIVMRSHSGTIRHIISDMDPNRWE
- a CDS encoding 3'-5' exonuclease, with translation MPVDFTAIDFETANGNPASACSVGLARVRDGVVVDRAYWLIKPPASHPQFQSFNVKIHNITPDMVVDAPTWGEQFDDLLSFIGDDVAVAHNASFDMGVIRAACADAVLPTPRLKYLCSVQVSRKTYDIPSHRLPLAAAAAGYGEFAHHEALADAEACASIIIDSARRHEATDVPSLAKIAGVKLHQLKAIPLKL
- a CDS encoding DUF3995 domain-containing protein, translating into MGFITRTARLVAWTGLTAAGAVHAVWASGSSWPERNHKRLGEAVVGNGKQQPDAQATMVVSGIAFAGGAVAAGGLGEGKLIVGVRRVAGLALIARAAFGGAAALKVLGLDEPGKRFEELDRRYYRPAFGILGAALLLGAKDSKKRAAKLALKNAAR
- a CDS encoding DNA recombination protein RmuC: MTVSPVVLTVLALAAIGVAGAAGYFAAIYRARHWREQLAVAETRVQGLNERLRDAHANTERRIELDREEQRVLQHLMPLRDSLGKLERTVVGIEQQRAVQHGELAEQLRQAARAEEKLRGTAEGLASALRSNNTRGLWGETQLRRIIEASGMLEHVDFEVQQHIKTERGALRPDMVVKLPGGKSIAIDAKVPFDAYLEAQHLGAERGGDAAERAARQETLLARHARALRDHVIELSGRDYASALGDSPEFVIAFVPSESLLSAALDTDPVLLEFAFERRVALASPVSLWAILKSVAFSWRQESLTSEARTLFELGRELHKRLGVSATHLDKLGRTLSRGVQGYNAYVGSLERQVLPTARKISALNGAAIDEPVQLEDAVRPLTAPELASTLDQPADSEQGPAPEPKRDAPSERSDSSEAEQPTLWGGGR
- a CDS encoding DUF4241 domain-containing protein; this encodes MEIQRFLAGRTGSHSLPDGEPASFVVHDIGWLKLSSGRLAIGETSSLGNPVVVNVPPGEYRVEVTSAEVDEYYDIRESRFAYVSVLLSENKPVSVEPALVEPETVRWRSEPAGGVAGIAGLHGITMSQVSCLALADAAALPEGMPGAPDTWYSTVFDTPAGGMFERMDSDEARPRGTLNAALPETKNDDRLILVIARELQYPILATKDQNGELTGIHIDMLVVGELSEALEAFEGQTAAAKYILEDAMRAEVLAEEAAERRNRGLTGLLRRVFGDT
- the fbaA gene encoding class II fructose-bisphosphate aldolase produces the protein MPVATPEQYAAMLDAAKTGGFAFPAVNVSSSQTINSAIQGFAEAGSDGILQVSFGGADYLAGHTVQNRAGGAIAFAKYAEEVAKAYDVTVALHTDHCPKQHLESFVLPLVAASEERVKEGGLPYFQSHMWDGSAVPLAENLEIAKELLPRLAAINVILEVEIGIVGGEEDGISHEINDSLYSTLEDGIATVEALGLGDRGRYLTALTFGNVHGVYKPGGVRLRPELLAEIQDGLQAKYGTGKNPLDLVFHGGSGSSAEEIAEAVRNGVIKMNIDTDTQYAFTRPVVDYMFKNYDGLLKIDGEVGNKKTYDPRAWGKAAENGMAARIALAAEQLGSAGKSVSA